A single region of the Plantactinospora soyae genome encodes:
- a CDS encoding DUF397 domain-containing protein encodes MLRTRRQSCGVSGLALPGPTWRTSSRSTNTGGNCVEVADDLADRVLVRDSKDRPGPVLTFGPTAWTAFVTEVSRVRQRSGERAGFP; translated from the coding sequence ATGTTGCGAACGCGGCGCCAGTCCTGCGGCGTCAGCGGGTTAGCCCTCCCTGGCCCCACCTGGCGGACCTCGTCCCGCTCCACCAACACCGGCGGCAACTGTGTCGAGGTGGCGGATGACCTGGCTGACCGCGTACTGGTCCGGGACTCGAAGGACCGGCCGGGACCGGTGCTGACGTTCGGGCCGACTGCCTGGACGGCGTTCGTGACCGAGGTGTCCCGGGTACGGCAGCGGTCAGGAGAGCGGGCCGGTTTCCCGTAG